One segment of Tenrec ecaudatus isolate mTenEca1 chromosome 1, mTenEca1.hap1, whole genome shotgun sequence DNA contains the following:
- the LOC142431095 gene encoding methyl-CpG-binding domain protein 3-like 1, giving the protein MKVKTSQRRQRACVTQAEPTSGLLNISIPLRMSTYISKRPVTKITSHPGNEVRCHQWEENLEKPQQVWWQKRLQALQVYSSAGELLSTLDLAKALKKIEPSSTVDSQLSDFACDLHSVSVTTPSPSSDLARMTPGSSFDISQLLCKPFLVTDEDIRKQERKVKMSRERLAVALIADRLASAAEKVRGKEGFSEKY; this is encoded by the coding sequence ATGAAGGTGAAAACTTCACAGAGGAGGCAACGGGCTTGTGTAACACAAGCCGAGCCAACATCTGGTTTATTAAACATCTCAATCCCTTTGAGGATGTCCACTTACATATCCAAGAGACCAGTCACTAAAATTACTTCCCATCCTGGCAATGAAGTCAGGTGCCATCAGTGGGAGGAGAACTTGGAAAAGCCTCAGCAGGTTTGGTGGCAGAAGAGACTCCAGGCACTCCAGGTCTACAGCAGTGCAGGGGAACTTTTAAGTACTTTAGATCTTGCCAAAGCGCTGAAAAAAATTGAACCTAGTTCTACAGTTGATTCCCAGCTCTCGGATTTTGCTTGTGATCTGCACTCTGTCTCCGTAACTACTCCTAGCCCATCTTCAGATTTGGCAAGGATGACCCCAGGATCCAGTTTTGATATCTCACAGCTCCTCTGCAAACCATTTCTGGTAACCGATGAAGACAttaggaaacaggaaagaaaagtgaaGATGTCAAGGGAGAGATTGGCAGTAGCACTGATTGCAGACAGGCTTGCTAGTGCAGCAGAGAAAGTAAGGGGCAAAGAAGGATTTTCTGAAAAATATTAA